The DNA region CCTGACGAGATAAACAATTTTGTTGAAAAGCTTGAAAAGATAGAGCGGGAAGCTCATAAGAGTAAACATATCATTCAAAACCTTCTTAAATTTTCAAGAGGAAATGATGTCTATAGAATGGATGCCGTCAATTTGAATGAAATAATGGAAAATGCATTGGATGTAGTTGGGAATAACATATTGCTAAACAATATTATAATTGAGAAAGATTTAAGTGAAGATACTTCTCCAATCAGAGGCAATACTTTTCAACTTGAACAAGTTTTTACCAATCTCATTATAAATGCCTGTCAGGCAATGCCTGATGGCGGCACACTAACCTTAATGACTGGTGATGTTCCAAATAAAAAAGGAAGTCCAGAATATGTTTATGCAGTGGTTGCTGATACTGGTGAGGGAATCGAGAAGGGGTATCTTACAAGGATTTTTGATCCATTCTTTACCACCAAACGTCCAGGCGCCGGCACAGGGCTTGGGTTGTCAGTCAGCTATGGGATAATTAGGCAGCATCAGGGAGAAATAGAGGTTTCAAGCGAGAAGGGCTGCGGCACAGTTTTCTTTCTTTACTTTCCTGTATTCAAAGAGGAATAAGCACCTTTTTCTATTTAATCCACCTATTGAGAAAATAAACCCAAAAAATAATCCCTTTGAAATTTTCATCTTTTTTAAAAAAAATGTTGACAATTTACGTTAACGTTATATTTTATAGAAAAAGGAGGTAAAGATGAAAATAGGTGAAATTGCACGAAAAGCAAATACTACTATCCGGACACTTAGATATTATGAAGAAGAAGGCATTCTAACACCTTCGGGGAGGACGGCTGGAGGTGTGCGCTGTTATAATGATGATGATTTGAAGAAACTTATGGCAATACAGATGTTGAAAAAACTCAATATGAGTCTTGCTGAAATAAAGAATCTGATAAATGCAAGAAAAGAAAATAAGATAGGCGGCAAGGCCGCAAAGAAGATTTTTAAAAAACTTCAAGATAAAATTGTTGAAGTTGATAATGAAATAAAGAGATTTAGAATGATTAAACAGGAGCTTGAAAGGACAAAAAAATTGGTTGAAGAATGTATAAATTGTGAAAATGAGATTGACCCTGAGCAGTGTGGAGACTGCAACTATAAAGAGGAGAGAAGAAAAAAGTCGAATTTGTATGCATCTTTTTACAATTAAGTAAATTTTTTTTCATAAAAAATTTACGTTTACGTAATAGGTTATTAGTTGAAAAAGTTTAATGGAAACTTAAATTAAAGTAGGGTGATAAAATGGAATATAAAGAATTTATTGATTTAGAAAAAGATAGTTTTTCCTTCGATGAAAAATTACTTAATGAAAAAAAATCGAAACGGAAAAAGGGATTAGATCGCATTTTTGATGACGTAAATGATAAAAAAACTATTGATGCTGTTAGCCGTGATATAAATATTCTCGATGCCTATTATGATGACATAAAAAGTAATGCTTATCTTTCCAGAGAAGAGGAGATAGAAAGCTTTAAAGAGCTGGAAAAATTGAGGTCCCAAATCACATCAATTGTCATCAACTGTGAATTTTCCTTTGCTGAGATTTTAGATTTTTCTCGTCGCATAAATAATAGAGAGATGAAGATAAAAGAAATTCTCGATGTAAGCCCCTTCGATGAGATGTATCTTGCTGATGTATCGGCAAAGACGGAGATGTTTCTTGGCGTAGCGGCAATGATTGAAAAGTCTGAGAAGAAGCTTCTTTCTGCAATTGAAAAAATCAAATCGGTTGAAAAAGATTCAAGAAGCTATAAACTTCTTTTGGCAAATATAAAAAGATATCACAAAGATATAGTAAACCATCTTGCAAAGATTCCTTTTAATTTTTCTCAAATTGAAAAAATGGCTCAAGATATTTCTGATATGTCATCTATAATTCTCAGGTCAAAAAAAAGACTTAAAGAGAAGCTTATTGATAAATTTTCTATGCCCAAGGAAAAAGCAGAAAAGATTTCTTTGTATGCCTCTTTCATTGATAAGGAGACATTAAAAAAGAATGTTCAAAAATTGAGAAGCGGCCTGTCTTCTTACAGGAAACTCAAAAAGAAGATTGTGGAAGCGAATTTGAGGTTTGTAGTTAGCATTTCAAAAAAATTTCAAAACAGAGGATTACAGCTTCTTGACCTTGTGCAGGAAGGAAACATTGGATTGATTACTGCAATTGACAAATATGATTATAGAAGAGGCATAAAGTTTTGCAGTTATGCCCACTGGTGGATACAGCAAACCATAATGAAAGCAATTATGGCGCAGGGGAAGACCATAAGAATTCCTGTTCATATTGTTGATAAAATTAGAAAACTTAAATGGGCATTCAGGACAATGTCCCAAGACCTTGAAAGAGAGCCATCAATAA from Candidatus Schekmanbacteria bacterium includes:
- a CDS encoding MerR family transcriptional regulator, giving the protein MKIGEIARKANTTIRTLRYYEEEGILTPSGRTAGGVRCYNDDDLKKLMAIQMLKKLNMSLAEIKNLINARKENKIGGKAAKKIFKKLQDKIVEVDNEIKRFRMIKQELERTKKLVEECINCENEIDPEQCGDCNYKEERRKKSNLYASFYN
- a CDS encoding sigma-70 family RNA polymerase sigma factor — encoded protein: MEYKEFIDLEKDSFSFDEKLLNEKKSKRKKGLDRIFDDVNDKKTIDAVSRDINILDAYYDDIKSNAYLSREEEIESFKELEKLRSQITSIVINCEFSFAEILDFSRRINNREMKIKEILDVSPFDEMYLADVSAKTEMFLGVAAMIEKSEKKLLSAIEKIKSVEKDSRSYKLLLANIKRYHKDIVNHLAKIPFNFSQIEKMAQDISDMSSIILRSKKRLKEKLIDKFSMPKEKAEKISLYASFIDKETLKKNVQKLRSGLSSYRKLKKKIVEANLRFVVSISKKFQNRGLQLLDLVQEGNIGLITAIDKYDYRRGIKFCSYAHWWIQQTIMKAIMAQGKTIRIPVHIVDKIRKLKWAFRTMSQDLEREPSINEMAEKVGMESDFIRKVLKIQKEPVSLDETIEDDDNETSLVNLVENPDAEIPEVEASKSVLKERLRKALKSLSPREERIIRMRYGIDFGVNHTLEEIGEDFNLSRERIRQIEEEALRKLRKNGQMKELKLFFND